In a genomic window of Urocitellus parryii isolate mUroPar1 chromosome 2, mUroPar1.hap1, whole genome shotgun sequence:
- the LOC144251502 gene encoding olfactory receptor 5H17-like: MEEANATLLTEFVLTGLTQQPQWKLPLFLVFLAIYLITVVGNLGLISLIWNDPQLHIPMYFFLGNLAFVDAWLSSTVTPKMLANFLDKSTIMSFSECLMQFFSVAFNVTAECFLLAAMAYDRYAAICHPLLYPVIMTNKLCLRLLVLSFVSGFLHAILHESFLFRLTFCISNIIHHFYCDVIPLLKISCNDPSINYLMLFIFSGSIQVFSIVTILVSYTLVLFTILKKKSEKGVRKAFSTCGAHLFSVSLYYGPLLLMYVHPASSQANDQDTLSLFYTVIIPVLNPFIYSLRNKQVLDALTKMLKRNI; the protein is encoded by the coding sequence ATGGAAGAGGCAAATGCAACTTTGCTGACAGAGTTTGTTCTCACAGGACTTACACAGCAACCACAGTGGAAACTCCCCCTGTTCCTGGTCTTCCTGGCGATATACCTCATCACCGTGGTGGGAAACCTTGGTCTGATCTCTCTGATCTGGAATGACCCTCAGCTTCACAtccccatgtactttttcctcgGGAATTTAGCCTTTGTGGATGCTTGGTTATCATCAACAGTGACCCCAAAGATGCTGGCCAACTTTTTAGACAAAAGCACAATAATGTCTTTTTCTGAATGTCTCATGCAATTTTTTTCAGTGGCATTTAATGTGACTGCAGAATGCTTTCTCCTGGCAGCAATGGCTTATGATCGCTATGCAGCCATATGCCACCCTTTACTGTATCCTGTGATTATGACCAATAAACTATGCTTACGGCTACTAGTTTTGTCATTTGTAAGTGGCTTTCTTCATGCCATACTTCATGAAAGCTTTTTATTCAGATTAACCTTCTGTATTTCCAACATAATACATCACTTTTATTGTGATGTTATACCTCTGTTAAAAATTTCATGCAATGATCCTTCTATTAATTAtctaatgctttttattttctctggttcAATACAAGTTTTCAGTATTGTGACTATTCTTGTTTCTTACACCCTAGTGctctttacaattttaaaaaagaagtctgaAAAGGGTGTAAgaaaagccttctccacctgtggagCCCATCTCTTTTCTGTGTCTTTAtactatggcccccttctcctcaTGTATGTGCATCCTGCATCTTCACAAGCAAATGATCAAGACACACTTTCTCTATTTTACACTGTCATAATTCCTGTGTTAAACCCCTTTATCTATAGTCTGAGAAACAAGCAAGTCTTAGATGCACTgacaaaaatgttgaaaagaaatatttag
- the LOC144251487 gene encoding olfactory receptor 5H17-like, producing the protein MEEANATLLTEFVLTGLTQQPQWKLPLFLVFLAIYLITVVGNLGLISLIWNDPQLHIPMYFFLGNLAFVDAWLSSTVTPKMLANFLDKSTIMSFSECLMQFFSVAFNVTAECFLLAAMAYDRYAAICHPLLYPVIMTNKLCLRLLVLSFVSGFLHAILHESFLFRLTFCISNIIHHFYCDVIPLLKISCNDPSINYLMLFIFSGSIQVFSIVTILVSYTLVLFTILKKKSEKGVRKAFSTCGAHLFSVSLYYGPLLLMYVHPASSQANDQDTLSLFYTVIIPVLNPFIYSLRNKQVLDALTKMLKRNI; encoded by the coding sequence ATGGAAGAGGCAAATGCAACTTTGCTGACAGAGTTTGTTCTCACAGGACTTACACAGCAACCACAGTGGAAACTCCCCCTGTTCCTGGTCTTCCTGGCGATATACCTCATCACCGTGGTGGGAAACCTTGGTCTGATCTCTCTGATCTGGAATGACCCTCAGCTTCACAtccccatgtactttttcctcgGGAATTTAGCCTTTGTGGATGCTTGGTTATCATCAACAGTGACCCCAAAGATGCTGGCCAACTTTTTAGACAAAAGCACAATAATGTCTTTTTCTGAATGTCTCATGCAATTTTTTTCAGTGGCATTTAATGTGACTGCAGAATGCTTTCTCCTGGCAGCAATGGCTTATGATCGCTATGCAGCCATATGCCACCCTTTACTGTATCCTGTGATTATGACCAATAAACTATGCTTACGGCTACTAGTTTTGTCATTTGTAAGTGGCTTTCTTCATGCCATACTTCATGAAAGCTTTTTATTCAGATTAACCTTCTGTATTTCCAACATAATACATCACTTTTATTGTGATGTTATACCTCTGTTAAAAATTTCATGCAATGATCCTTCTATTAATTAtctaatgctttttattttctctggttcAATACAAGTTTTCAGTATTGTGACTATTCTTGTTTCTTACACCCTAGTGctctttacaattttaaaaaagaagtctgaAAAGGGTGTAAgaaaagccttctccacctgtggagCCCATCTCTTTTCTGTGTCTTTAtactatggcccccttctcctcaTGTATGTGCATCCTGCATCTTCACAAGCAAATGATCAAGACACGCTTTCTCTATTTTACACTGTCATAATTCCTGTGTTAAACCCCTTTATCTATAGTCTGAGAAACAAGCAAGTCTTAGATGCACTgacaaaaatgttgaaaagaaatatttag